In Bernardetia litoralis DSM 6794, the genomic window CATGAAAAAAACGAGCATCAATTAGAGTTTCAAGATTGGGAATACGTCCATTACTTTTTGTCGATTCAATGATTACATAATCTTCTTTGAGTGGACGAAATAATTTTTCGATGATTTCTTTATAAGAAAAGGAAACTACTTTTTTGGTAAATCTATTCTGATTTTGTGGCAAAATGAGTGTAAAAGCAATTACATCATGAACCATCCTTGAATGCTGAATATCTAAAATATAATCTTCTTTTATCTCTAAAATTGAAAGTTCTGAAAAGTCTATGAGTTTTTGTGTTGAATCTGTTTTAATAGAACTATCAGAATTAACCTCAAAATTCTCTTCTGCTTTTAAGCTCTCTAAAAGTTCTTCTTTTGATAAAACACTTTCTAATTTATCATCTTTATACGCTGTAATATTTTCATTTAAGGCATTTTCTATCAAAAATTTGGATAATTCATGACCTGCATACCAAAGAGGCAAATTTGTTTTTTGTTTAAAAGAAACTTGCAACCAAATTGATTTTTGATAAGCGATATGTGATTTTGGAATTGGACGCAATGAAAAAGGATTTATTTCATCTTGTACCTTACCTTGAGTAATTTTTTGAGGTTTTTCGGTTTCAATATTTTTTTCATTCGGATTTAGTGTGCTTTGAGCCAAACAAAAATTACTTGTAAAAAATACAAGTAATAAAATAAAAGTGTTAAAAAGTAGCTTTTTCATAATTGGTTGTTTTTAATAAAACAGGGTTTTAACCCTGTTTTGATAATGCGTAAAATTTAATTTTCCCACAAATTACTTTCATATTCTATACTATTTGCGTCATAATTTTGAGAAGCCAAAAGAGCTTCATGTTGGTTATCATACATATCCATAATATGCTCATCTTTTCCATTTCCATATTTTATAAGAGTTCCATTTGCGAGCATCAAATCAAATGCTTCTTCTAAATTTCGGTGTGCTTGATTATTTCTTTCATTGTAATAAATT contains:
- the gldN gene encoding gliding motility protein GldN, with the translated sequence MKKLLFNTFILLLVFFTSNFCLAQSTLNPNEKNIETEKPQKITQGKVQDEINPFSLRPIPKSHIAYQKSIWLQVSFKQKTNLPLWYAGHELSKFLIENALNENITAYKDDKLESVLSKEELLESLKAEENFEVNSDSSIKTDSTQKLIDFSELSILEIKEDYILDIQHSRMVHDVIAFTLILPQNQNRFTKKVVSFSYKEIIEKLFRPLKEDYVIIESTKSNGRIPNLETLIDARFFHGYIVKYDNFKDDYFEDQYATKRKAIIKSMQYEEKLIEFEGCLWTY